One genomic window of Clostridioides sp. ES-S-0054-01 includes the following:
- the mnmE gene encoding tRNA uridine-5-carboxymethylaminomethyl(34) synthesis GTPase MnmE has protein sequence MFIDDTIAAIATAPGEGGIGILRISGEKALKVAEEIFKSISGKSIEEYNKRTLIYGNIVDDENIIDEVLLAYMKGPNSYTGEDVIEINCHGGFISVKKILELILSKDVRLAEAGEFTKRAFLNGRIDLSQAEAVIDVIKAKTDIAHEVAQNQLEGSLSKKIRELRDKVTEILAHVEVAIDYPEEDIEHITYQTLKEKTDELKKEIKKLYDTAESGKILREGLKTVIVGKPNVGKSSLLNSILGENRAIVTDIPGTTRDVIEEFVNIKGIPLKIVDTAGIRDTDDIVEKIGVEKSKESFTSADLIIMVLDSSRKLSEEDIEILEKLKNKQTIVLLNKSDLKQEIEEEKILKYVENNSIIKISALQQEGIEELQDKIESMVYKGSIKNNSSLVVTNSRHKDALSKAYKSATDALIALEQSMPFDFVEVDLKNIWDYLGYINGDTVTEDLLDNIFHNFCIGK, from the coding sequence TTGTTTATAGATGATACAATTGCAGCAATAGCTACAGCACCTGGAGAAGGTGGTATAGGTATACTTAGAATAAGTGGAGAAAAAGCTTTGAAGGTTGCAGAAGAAATCTTTAAGTCTATATCAGGAAAGAGTATTGAAGAATACAATAAGAGAACATTAATATATGGAAATATAGTAGATGATGAGAATATAATTGATGAAGTTTTATTGGCATATATGAAAGGTCCAAACTCATATACAGGAGAAGACGTTATAGAAATCAATTGTCATGGTGGATTTATTTCAGTGAAGAAAATCTTAGAACTAATATTATCAAAAGATGTTAGGCTAGCAGAGGCTGGTGAGTTCACTAAAAGAGCATTTTTAAATGGAAGAATAGATTTATCTCAAGCAGAGGCTGTGATTGATGTTATAAAAGCCAAAACTGACATAGCTCATGAAGTTGCTCAAAATCAATTAGAGGGGTCTTTATCAAAAAAGATAAGAGAATTGAGAGATAAAGTCACTGAGATATTAGCTCATGTAGAAGTTGCTATAGATTATCCTGAGGAAGATATTGAACATATAACGTATCAAACTCTTAAAGAAAAAACTGATGAACTTAAAAAAGAAATTAAAAAATTATATGATACAGCTGAAAGTGGAAAAATACTTAGAGAAGGTTTAAAGACAGTAATTGTTGGGAAACCAAATGTAGGTAAATCTTCACTGCTTAACTCTATTTTAGGAGAGAATAGAGCAATAGTTACTGATATACCAGGAACTACTAGAGATGTTATAGAAGAGTTTGTAAATATAAAAGGTATACCTTTAAAAATTGTTGATACAGCAGGTATAAGAGATACTGACGATATCGTTGAAAAAATAGGTGTTGAAAAGTCTAAAGAATCATTTACTAGTGCAGATTTGATTATAATGGTTTTAGATTCATCTAGAAAGTTGTCAGAAGAAGATATAGAGATATTAGAAAAGCTTAAGAATAAACAAACAATAGTGCTGTTAAATAAGAGTGATTTGAAACAGGAGATTGAAGAAGAAAAAATACTTAAATATGTAGAAAATAATAGTATAATAAAAATATCAGCTTTACAGCAAGAAGGAATAGAAGAATTACAAGATAAAATAGAGTCTATGGTATATAAAGGCAGTATTAAAAATAATTCTAGTTTAGTAGTAACAAATTCAAGACATAAAGATGCACTTAGTAAAGCATATAAATCTGCAACAGATGCTTTAATTGCTTTGGAACAAAGTATGCCATTTGACTTTGTAGAAGTTGATTTAAAAAATATATGGGACTATCTTGGATATATTAATGGTGATACAGTAACAGAGGATTTACTAGATAATATATTCCACAACTTCTGTATTGGTAAGTAA
- a CDS encoding protein jag, giving the protein MRKSLKLIKSKSKEEAISKAIAELNLKAEDIEVEILENPSKGFLGFIGAKDGTYEIFVIERELDVAKNFIEVMLKNANIDAKVNVSQKDNLIMVDIEGKEAASLIGRRGETLDSIQFLTGLALNKINKDSHTRVLVDIENYRSKREESLIRYANKVAREVAKTRKTKKLDYMNPYERRIIHSALQNDKYVITYSEGTDPYRRLVIECKR; this is encoded by the coding sequence ATGAGAAAAAGCCTAAAATTAATAAAAAGTAAAAGTAAGGAAGAAGCTATAAGTAAAGCTATAGCAGAGTTAAATTTAAAAGCAGAGGATATAGAAGTAGAAATACTTGAAAATCCAAGCAAAGGATTTTTAGGTTTTATAGGTGCTAAAGATGGCACTTATGAAATTTTTGTTATCGAGAGGGAATTAGATGTAGCTAAAAATTTTATAGAGGTAATGTTGAAAAATGCAAATATTGATGCCAAAGTCAATGTATCTCAAAAAGATAATTTAATCATGGTTGATATTGAAGGCAAAGAAGCTGCAAGTTTAATTGGTAGAAGAGGGGAAACTTTAGATTCTATTCAATTTTTGACTGGATTAGCTCTTAATAAAATAAATAAAGATTCTCATACAAGAGTACTTGTAGATATAGAAAACTATAGGTCAAAACGAGAAGAATCTTTAATAAGATATGCTAATAAAGTTGCTAGAGAAGTAGCGAAAACAAGAAAAACTAAAAAATTAGATTATATGAATCCGTATGAGAGAAGAATAATACATTCAGCTCTTCAAAACGACAAGTATGTAATTACATATAGTGAAGGAACTGATCCATATAGAAGATTAGTAATTGAGTGTAAAAGATAA